A single window of Cellulomonas sp. NTE-D12 DNA harbors:
- a CDS encoding lysophospholipid acyltransferase family protein, with the protein MPTPARANRAYRRVAAVVRPVLFATTRRDWQGVENLPREGGFIVAANHVTQADPLTLAHFLWDNGVVPRILAKASLFTAPVIGAALRGTGQIPVQRNSSAAGQSLDAGAQAVRDGECVVVFPEGTLTREPDMWPMQGKTGVARLALTTRAPVIPVAQWGAHHLLARYGKVPHLFPRAHVEVLAGPPVVLDDLYDRPMDSATLREATERVMEAITRLLEGIRGEQAPAVRFVPPPGGRGGATSTPSAS; encoded by the coding sequence GTGCCGACCCCCGCGCGAGCGAACCGCGCCTACCGCCGTGTGGCCGCCGTCGTGCGCCCCGTCCTCTTCGCCACGACGCGGCGGGACTGGCAGGGGGTGGAGAACCTGCCCAGGGAGGGCGGGTTCATCGTCGCGGCGAACCACGTCACGCAGGCCGACCCGCTGACCCTGGCGCACTTCCTCTGGGACAACGGGGTGGTGCCGCGGATCCTGGCGAAGGCGTCCCTGTTCACGGCACCCGTGATCGGCGCCGCGCTGCGCGGGACCGGCCAGATCCCGGTGCAGCGCAACAGCAGCGCCGCGGGTCAGTCGTTGGACGCGGGCGCCCAGGCCGTCCGGGACGGTGAGTGCGTGGTCGTGTTCCCCGAGGGGACGCTGACGCGCGAGCCGGACATGTGGCCGATGCAGGGCAAGACCGGTGTGGCCCGTCTCGCGCTGACCACCCGGGCCCCGGTGATCCCGGTCGCCCAGTGGGGGGCGCACCACCTGCTCGCGCGCTACGGCAAGGTGCCGCACCTGTTCCCCCGGGCGCACGTCGAGGTTCTCGCCGGGCCCCCCGTGGTGCTCGACGACCTGTACGACCGACCGATGGACTCCGCGACGCTGCGCGAGGCGACGGAGCGTGTGATGGAGGCGATCACGCGGCTGCTCGAGGGCATCCGCGGCGAGCAGGCCCCCGCCGTGCGGTTCGTGCCGCCTCCGGGTGGTCGTGGCGGGGCGACCAGCACTCCGTCGGCGTCGTGA